Genomic window (Eubalaena glacialis isolate mEubGla1 chromosome X, mEubGla1.1.hap2.+ XY, whole genome shotgun sequence):
ACTTGGCTTTTATCTGGAGTTCTCTGGAGAAGAATCCACTTCAGGTTCATTCAGGTTGTTGTCAAGATTTAATTCCTTACCGTTGTAGGACTGAGATCCCCATGCTCCCAACTTCTAGAGGCTGCTCACATTTTTCCTTATGTGTCCCCTTTCATCTTCAAGCCAGCACTGGCACACTGAATCGTTCTTTTGCTTGGAATCTCTCAAAGCTCTCTGCTTTTAAAAGGTTTATGTGATTAGATTAAGGCTATTGTGATAATACaaaataatctccctattttaaggggAACCTTAAatacatctgcaaaatctcttttaCCAGGTAATGTAACATAATCATAGGCATGGTATCTCATCACATTCAAAGTCCAGAAATTAGGGTGGGAAATATAGGGAGGGGGCATTCTAGGATTCTGCCTACTATagatttattttccccttttcaaACAACTACGTGAATCATTCTGGTTGTAAAAGATTCAAACATTACGGAAGTACCGTTCACGGAGCAAAACATGAAAGACGTGTTTCACCACCCTTCCCCCTCACTACCACCTCTATTTAGAAGTAGCCCTTTATATTTTTCGTGCATAATGGGATGTCTTTTTGTAACTGGCCATCCTACTTACCTTCCTTataagttctagtagtttttctattcattttctttggttttccAGGTGGATAATGATTTCCCCTCCTTATCATATTTATAATTCCTATATGCATTTACTTGACATATAATGTTTTATtgaatttctaggaaaaaaaaggttaaatagTAGAGGCAacagtggacatctttgtctttctCCTGGTTAGTGAAACTTCTAGTGCAGTGTTTCACAAACTCATGTTCTGGATGATAATaggtttttaatctatttaattaTGAACATTTCAAACATGGAGCAAAGTTGAAGGAGTTTTACAGTGAACACCTGCATACCCACAACATAGATTTTATCATTAATGTTTTGCTATACTTTATCACATAGCTATCATCTATCCATCAATCAAACCATATTTCTCAGATTTATTTTCCTATTCTACCACTTTCTCCCATCCTATTCTctacttaataaattattttcagcttttatatttattaatatcttCCTCTAGTTCTCTCTAAGTTTGTTTCGCTGTTTTCTTTGAAATGGCTTACATTAAATATGTGGCTTATTCATTTTCAGTCTTCCTTACTTATTTCTAAAATCATTTAAGGTTATAAATTTTTTCTGTTTGACCTTAATATGTAACACTTTCATTCTCATTAATTTCTAGTCtataattttggttttgatttcttctttgaccatgagttatttagaagtgttgtttgatttttgaagtgacaactttttttttttggctgtttttgTAGTTAGAAGTTAGTTGTATAGCACTGTGGTCCAATAGCGTGACTTTTATGATTCCTACTATTAGAAACGTATTATGCCTTCTTTTGTGACTTAGTACATGATCAACTTTTGCAAGGGTTGCATaggcattttcttttaaagttaccttataaaatataacatctgtttttctgatttctttatatattttagtggaATATCGTTTGGTATATATGTTCATGACAGAAGATATTCTTGGTAGATAGTATCTTTTGTCAGTATCTCTTTtatcctatttaaaattttttgcctcGAATACTAACATTTCTAATGTTAATGCTGTTGCTCCTATATATATACGTCTTTATTGGTTTTTTTCTGATTACAGAATGTCAGACAAACAAATTATTCAAATAGAGTTAACAACTGTTAGTATGATATATATTCTTCCAGATCTTTTTCTATCTATACATTGAtagatatatgtattataatatagattttttaatcataaaaaggGAGAGAATCATGCTATATCTGTTTTACAACTTGCTTTATTGACAATGTATTCTTGACATGCTTTCTATGTCAGTGTATATACATCTACCTTATTCTTTTTAACTAATCTCTGGAGTGAGCATTTGTACAAAGTGCCTGGTCCATCactatctttttttaattcaaatatcacttcagggaagccttccctcaCCCCCCCAAAACTAGACCAAGGCAGCCTGTAATACACTTTCATGATACTCTGCTATTTTACTCCATAGGCACCCAAGACAGTTGTACAGCTGTGTGATTAATGCCTgttccccccaccacacacagacGTACATATACCCTACACACACATCTTATAGTGGACAGTGAGCTCCTCGAGAGCAGGGACTATGtgtgttttgtttatatttgtaccccagcacctagcacagtacctAACATTTGtatctattcaataaatattttttgaaagaaagaatgaataaacaaccctatgaggcaaGTATTACAATTATGCCCATTCTACAGGTTACAAAGCTGTGCTAATTTAAGTAATAGTCACCCTATAAGAATCCCCTGAGGATCCTCAGAAATAAGTGGATAAGGTAACAGTAGATTATGGGTTTCTTAATATATCAATACTTAAaactttacctttttaaaaaaattagttgcaTGGGGTGGGTGCTCCTTTGGATTGTTactgatttttcattattacagAGTGCCAAAATGAACATCCTTGTAAATAGCTTTGCAcatgtgtataattcttttttttttaaattaatttattttacttttggctgcattgggtcttcgttgctgtgtgcgggctcttctctggttgcagcgagcgggggctactcttcgttgcgatgcgcaggcttctcattgcagtggcttctcttgttgcagagcacgggctctagggcatgcgggcttcagtagttgtggcgcacgggcttagatgctctgcagcatgtgggatcttccaggaccagggcttgaactcacgtcccctgcattggcaggcagattcttaaccactgcaccgccagggaagccccacatgtaTGTACTTCTGTAAGACAAATGCTGGAAATGGAATTGCTCCAATGGGTATGCACATTTTACAATTGGATAGCTATTGCCAACTTGCCCTCtaaaagaaattatacaaatttatatttgTAGTACCAGAGTTTGAGAGTGATTTTCCCCCATACCCTTGCCAAAGCTgtgcatttacatttattttttctttgttagtatGATATGTCATTGCTttcattgtttttgatttttggtaaagttgagcaccttttcatttgtttcttagcCATTtgtattcttcttcctttttcaaatgTGTAGCCTGTTTGTGTTGTTTGCCcatgtttttattgaatttaGTATTTTGTTACTGATTATGAatagttctcttttttaaatttttattaaaaaattttttattgtggtgacATTGAtctataacattatatgtttaaTGTAtaccacattatatttctacttctgaatACATGCCAGCATGCTCACCCCAAAAATTTATTTCCCATTTACCACCctacagttgaccccctttacccagtTTGCACTCCCCCCCGCCACTTCTCCTCTTGTAACTACTACTCTGttccatatatacatgtttgtttttgttttgtttggtttattcatttattttgttttgtttgtttgttttttgtattccacatatgaatgaaacCGTGTagtatttgtctgacttatttcacttagcataataccctcaagatcgatccatgttgttgtaaatggcaagatttcatttttttttatggctgagtagtattctggtgtgtgtgtgtgtgtgtgtatatatatatatatatatatatatatatatgtaaaacatcctctttatccattcatctgttgatgggcacttaggttgtttccatatgttggctactgtaaataatgctgtgatgaacataggggtgcatatatcttttcaaattagtgtttttgtattctctggataaatacccagaagtggaatagctggatcatatggtagttctattcttaattttttgaggaatctccatactgttttccaaagtggcacaaataaatggaaagatattttgtgctcgtggattggaagaatcaacattgttaaaatgtccatattacctaaaacaatctacagattcaatgaaatccttatcaaaaccccaaggagggcttccctggtggcgcagtggttgagagtctgcctgccagtgcaggggacgcgggtttgagccctggtctgggaggatcccgcatgccgcggagcgactgggcccgtgagccacaactactgagcctgcgcgtctggagcctgtgctccgcaacaggagaggccgcgatggtgaggggcccgcgcaccgcgatgaagagtggcccccgcttgccgcaactggagaaagccctcgcacagaaacgaggacccaacacagccataaataaataaataaataaataaaataaaaagaatgaattgactaatgttaaaaaaaaaaaaaccccaaggaaatttttcacagaaacagaacaaaaaattctaaaagttatatggaaccacaaagacctcaaatagccaaagcaatcctgagaggaaagagcaaagctggaggtatcacactccctgatttcaaactatgttgcaaagctataataatcaaacagatacatagatcaatggaacagaattgagagtccagaaataaacccacacatatatggacaattaatttacaacaaaatagcaaagaatatacaatggggaaaggatagtctcttcactAAATGGTGTTGttaaaactggacagccacatgcaaaaaaaaaaaaagaaaagaaaaagaaactacacTATTattttataccatacacaaaaatcaactcaaaatggattaaaggcttgactgtaagacctgaaaccataaaactcctagaagaaaacagaatcagtgcactctttgacatagattttagcaatatctttctgaatatatctcctcaggcaagggaaacaaaagcaaaaataaacaaatgggactacatcaaactaaaaagctttgcctagcaaaggaaaccatcaacaaaacaaaaagacaaactactgaatgggagaagatatttgcaaatcatatagccaataagggactaatatccaaaatatataaagaattcatacaacaacaacaaaacctcaaacaaccagattttaaaatggaataGCTCTTTTTTATATTATGGATAATAACCCTTTGTCTTCCTGTCTCAAATATTTTCCTCagtttgttatttgtcttttaaccttgtaaatttttttcttagaatatacaaatttaaaatattttatataatcaaattattgttcatttcatttataatagctGGCATATGTGTTGTACTTTGAAAAGCTTTCCCTACATCAAGATTATAAAACTCTttctccatgttttcttctagcacctttatgcttttaatttttacctttgaaTACTTGTCCCATATAGGTTTTATTTTGATGTACAGAACAAATGTAGATTTCCAACTTTAATTTTTCCCAATGGCTATCCAATTGTTCCTACATAATTATTGAATAGTTGacattttactcattcatttgaAATGCCCCCTTTATTAAATGCTAATCTCCCAGATATCTTAGAGTCCACTTCTAGAATCTTATGTTCCATTGTGTAATAGTAAAGCATGCAAGTGCTGAagccagactacctgggtttgtacccagttctgccatttatagtttctgcatctgtaaaatggggaaaatagtaCCCATATGATAGTGTTGTGATTactagataagttcatttatgtacAATCATTAGagcagtccctggcacataggagTACtggtatttttataatatttattattaaaattttaattattttatcatttttcataGTACATGATATCATCTGCATATGTATTTCTATTATCTTGTTGTAGaatgacttctcttttttttttaacatctttattggagtataattgctttacaatggtgtgttagtttctgctgtataacaaagtgagtcagctatacgtatacatgtatccccatatcccctccctcttgcatgtaGAATGACTTCTAAGCAACTTGAATAATTTGCAGATGACCTATAACAACTCTACTTATCCTCCACTCTTATATTTCATCCAAATTAGGCATCTTAATCCTAGGCAGttagggagggggaggagaggaaagaagggagaggagtaaaactgtccctattcacagatgacatgattgtctacacAGACAGTcacaaataacacacacacacacacacacactctcacccccctggaactaataaatgaatttagcaaggttCAAGAATACAAgatcaaaatcaaacaaaacatgTGCAGgatctatatgctgaaaactgcaaaacactgatgaaagaaatctccAAAGGCCTAAATAactggagaaatataccatgtttatAGACTGGAACTCTCAACATATTAAAGATGTCAGTTTTCCCTAAATTGATCTGTAGATGTAATGcagttcctatcaaaatcccagtaagATTTGTTGTGTATACAGATGAGCTgactctaaaatttatgtggacaGGCAAAGGAAGTAGAATAGCCAAAATGGTattgaaaatattgataaagttggaggaatcacacCATCTGATTTTGAGACTTACTATacagctacagtattcaagacagtgtggtattagaGAAAGGATAGACATATGGACCAATGCAACCGAAGAGAGaatacagaaatagacccatacaaatatggtcaattgatttttgacaaaggtgcaaagaaTTCAACGGAGAaatgacagtcttttcaacaaatgatattgGAACGATTGGACATCCATGTATAAGAAATGAACCTTGACCAAAACCTCACACCTTgtatgaaaattaactcaaagtggctAATAGATCTGAATGTCaatcataaaactataaaatttttagaagaaagcaTACAGAAACATCTGGAACTCTCTTATGTTGCTGGGAggcatgcaaaatggtacagccaccctGGAAAAGAATTAGGCAGTTtcatataaagttaaatatacacttaacATATGACCAAGTAATCCtaatcctaggtatttaccctggagaaataaaaacttatgttcacaaagAACCTGTACATAAAAGCTTAAAGTGttctattcataatcaccaaaatctggaaacaacaaatatcctttgtggaatgaatggataaacaaactgtggtacatccatccaatggaatactactcaacaataaaaagaaacgaacATGCAACAACTTGAATCAATCTCAAAGGCATTGTGCTGAGTGAAGGAATATGATCTCGAAACATTACATATTGTAtacttccatttatatgacatttttgaaaggataaaaatatagtgatggagaacagatcagtgattaggagtggggggagggtgtgACTTCAAAGCAAAAGCATGATAGAGTTTTATGGGAcaatggaactgttctgtatcatGATTACAGTGGCGGTTACACAAATCTATGCATGTGTTAAAATGGAACTATATacacaaaaatttaaatttactgtttgttaattaaaaaataaaatacaaaaaaatgatgCTAGAATTAGAATGACACCTGCTATGTCTGGTGGGTCCGTACACAACTGCAGCtttgtttaaccattttttttttttttttttttttttttttttgctggttagatcaggatttctttttattccttgttGGTTTAAAATGGCTaatcagaataaaaaataaaagggcttCTGTTTAGAGGCTGGGGTCTCCCCTATTTAAAGGTTAGAACCCAGGTATCCCCTCTACCCAGCACCATACTGAGGTGGGCTGAGGGGTCACCCCCAAGGGACAACTGGAGGGGCCTaggcctgccactcccttctctctatCCCGTTTTTGGCATGTGATGAGAAATATTGCTTTTTGGATTCTTCTCTCCCGgccttgaatttaaaaataatgtcaacCGTGTGAGTTGGGGGAAGGCTTTGAGGGGCCAGTTGAAGAAGCCCACCATAATCCCTCTCCCCCAAGAAGGGGGGATTATCCGATACTGTTTCTGGAGCTCAGCCAAGCTCTTTTCCTgatctccccaccaccaccaccaaagtcATGGGGCTGTGACCCCTTCCCTGGGGAAACTAAGTGCCAGTGAGCCTAGAAAACTAACTCTCCTCTCCAGGTCCTTCCCTCCTCCAACCAAAACCCCACCCAGACGCGCCTCTCCCTGGGTTTCTTTCCTGGTCACTTAGCACCAACAACAGGGGGTGCTATTTCCTTAGATGGTAACTGGGACAAAGAGAGGGAACCACGGGGAAAAGGAAGACTTCAATCGATGTCTCCCCTCTTTTCCTGCTGGTCTGAGGAATAGGGAAGAGTAAAATCCCCCTCCTTATACATATCCCTCCCTCATTTTCCCATCCCAGGATAGATATATAatttctttgatatttattttatatatatatatatatatatatatatatatatatatatatatatatatgtacacacacacctgGTAAcgcagaagaggaaaaaaatagaatccgtaacaataataaaaaaaattatttctggttTAAAAATGATCTGGTTCCCTCCAGGGCGAGCAATTGCACAAATGTCCACTGAGTCTGGTCCAGGGGTTAAGGAAGGGAAAGGTCTTAAAAGGTGAAGGGGGTTGCTACCCCAGTCTCAGGGCCCCAACTCTCCAACTCCCCAACCCCActgcattttataaaatgtccTCATCCTCTTGGAATCGGTTGTTTAAAAAATGTCCATGCAGGGGAGGGGAGCCCCTTGAGGAAAGGAAGGTGGCCACCTGGGGCCCTTTGGTGTAGGCGcagaggtgtgggggaggggagctgcccAAGGCTCACACCGAAATCTCATAGGTGGTGCCACCCACCCCTGACACCTTCTTGACTCCTCCCCTTGTGGGGCTACTGAGAGGTGGCTGGCCTGGGCCAGGGGAGGCTGAGCCTATATTCTTGGGCTGCCCGTTGGTTTTGCTGTAGGCGGTCTTGAGCTGTACTTCATCTTTGGGTGTCAGTAATGGCTGCAAGTCCACTTCCTCTGTCTCAGAGACACCAGATGGCGCTTTTTGGCTGCTGTAAGACATAGATCGGCCCACGTAGGGGGCAGTTGGGCCTGGTTCAGGGGACCCTAGTCCCCGGCCCCTTAGCCCATCTGGCTTGCCAAAACGGGGGGCAGCTGGGCGTCCCAGTGGAGTCTTGCCCAAGGGTGATCTCTTCGAATCGTCTGAGGAGGAACTAGTACGAGGGGCATGGCCTGAGCCTGGTGTTGACTGGATGCCTGAGTCCCCCAAGCCTGGTTCTTCCTCGCGGCCTGGGAGTGGGGGTGACTGGCGTAGCAGCTTCTCTCGTTCCTGGAGGGAGGCCACAATATGGCGCGACAGATTGTCGTACCGGACTGGTGAGGGCTCTCGGTGCGTTGGGCCGGTTGGCACCAAACGTGGGTGCCTCTCGGCTTCCCGTTGCTGGGCCAGCCGGGCTGACAGGAAGGGAGAGGTGTAGCCTAAAGGTGGGTCTGGCTCAGGCCCTGCCTGCACGGACTCAAAATCAGGGCTGTCTGAAGGAGTGAGCAGACTGTCGTAAGATAGGCTTCCATTACGTTTCTGGTTGGCCAAGCTCTTATAGGAGGTGGAGGTTGTGCCCTCTGAACGGATGGACTGCAGCTGGCCCAGCTCAAAGCCTGTGCCCTGGGCTGACTTGAGGCTGGAGGAGCGAGAGCCACTGGACAGTGGATCAAAGTGAAAGCTTTTGCCAAAGGTGGGAGAACGGAAGCTCTCTGGCTCCAGGCTCGGCTCTGAACGGTAGCTGGGATGACGGCTGCTCTCCGCAATTGAGGTTGGCTCCTTCAGGCTGTCCCCACGACTCAACTTGGCGCTGGAAGAATGAGGCATGGCGGCTGATGTACTGCTGCTACTGTAGCCCGGCCGGTACTTGTACTTGGTAGGGGTGGGGGGGCTGTCCTTGCCCAAGAGGCTGCTCTCCTCATTAGTAGCCAGGCTGAGGTGTGTCCGTAGCCCCGCGTAACGGCTCAGGTCCGGCTTAGGGGGGGGTGGAGGTTCAGCATCTGCAGACTGGCTTTCTGTTATCTCCAAGCTTCCTTTAGACGTAGTTCTCCTCAGCTCTCCCTGGATGCCATTGTCCATGATCTTCACAGTTATCTGCCCATCTGACACTTCTGGCCGAAGGAAGGGTGGTCTGATTACaactgtcttctctttctttggtctcccCAAATACCTGGGTGCTGGGGAACTGCAGAGTACACGGCTGacattgttacagcagccattaGTGAAGGGGTTCACACCTCCCCGGAATTTACCCGTAACCTGTTCATTGGTTGTGCGTCCCCTAGCCACCAGCACCACGTGAAATCCCGTGAGGCCAGCTACTGGGATGAAGAATAAGCCAGCCACACACATCACTGCCATTGTGACAGCCGTGCGGACCCCTGAGAGTTCCTCCATGTGGTAGAGGACATAAAGGAGGCCAAAGCCAAACACACCCATAATGTGGGCTgtcagggaaaggaggaagaggaagaaataacGGTAGTTCCGGCGACCAATACAGTTGTTCACCCAGGGGCAGTGATGATCAAATTCCTCCACACAGTTGTCACAGACGCTGCAGTGGGAACATCGAGGAGGACGGTAGAAGCGGCAGGTGGCACACCATTTCATGCGCACCTGGATGCCCTTGATCTCCACTGTTTTGTAAAGGGGAGCTCTGAAGTCATCTTCCTTGTCTTCATCCTCTTCAGCTCGAGGGAAAATCCCTGGGTCCATGAAGGTGGCCATGCTGAAGTTGGccagcacaaagagaaaaacaatcgcATTGTAGATGGGCACTGC
Coding sequences:
- the LOC133082470 gene encoding palmitoyltransferase ZDHHC5-like, which produces MPAESGKRFKPSKYVPVSAAAIFLVGATTLFFAFTCPGLSLYVSPAVPIYNAIVFLFVLANFSMATFMDPGIFPRAEEDEDKEDDFRAPLYKTVEIKGIQVRMKWCATCRFYRPPRCSHCSVCDNCVEEFDHHCPWVNNCIGRRNYRYFFLFLLSLTAHIMGVFGFGLLYVLYHMEELSGVRTAVTMAVMCVAGLFFIPVAGLTGFHVVLVARGRTTNEQVTGKFRGGVNPFTNGCCNNVSRVLCSSPAPRYLGRPKKEKTVVIRPPFLRPEVSDGQITVKIMDNGIQGELRRTTSKGSLEITESQSADAEPPPPPKPDLSRYAGLRTHLSLATNEESSLLGKDSPPTPTKYKYRPGYSSSSTSAAMPHSSSAKLSRGDSLKEPTSIAESSRHPSYRSEPSLEPESFRSPTFGKSFHFDPLSSGSRSSSLKSAQGTGFELGQLQSIRSEGTTSTSYKSLANQKRNGSLSYDSLLTPSDSPDFESVQAGPEPDPPLGYTSPFLSARLAQQREAERHPRLVPTGPTHREPSPVRYDNLSRHIVASLQEREKLLRQSPPLPGREEEPGLGDSGIQSTPGSGHAPRTSSSSDDSKRSPLGKTPLGRPAAPRFGKPDGLRGRGLGSPEPGPTAPYVGRSMSYSSQKAPSGVSETEEVDLQPLLTPKDEVQLKTAYSKTNGQPKNIGSASPGPGQPPLSSPTRGGVKKVSGVGGTTYEISV